The DNA region TGATGGTTACTGGTCAACTTTACCATCGTTGGATTCATCTTTCTTGTTTTGGCTCTGCATAATGATAAAACGACGTCAACCTCAGAGGAAGAAAAACACACAGGAACAAGAATTATCGTCAATGTCAAACTTATGCCAAACGGGCCTCTATGTCCATTATAATTAACTCTCAGATAGAATATATCGAATATGTTGATGATGTGTTCGTTGCTCTTTTAAACAAAGGAAGCTTTTTTGTGACGCGTTCATGTTTGCAAGCAGCAATGCCCTTCACAATGAAGTACACAAACGATCGACTGACCTTCTTTGCATATCCATGCACAGTCATGATTTCATAGAGCTTGCGCATGAGCATTTCTTCCTCGACCTGCAATTCATATATCAGGCACAGTTACTacacttttttctcaaaacTGCACAAACTCATATATAAGCTTAAGCAAATCTCTTTCAGGTTCGCAAaaaccactttttttttttttaaacccgAACCATCCCGATCAGCTCCTTCTGGTTCATCCTAGATAGAAGGTACTTCTTCACCACGCAACCAAAGTAAATTGAATCTGACTGAAGTAGAACCGAGGAAAACCTGAAGTTTGTGCAATTCATGTGACATGGACCTCTGGACTTGTGTAAGCATCTCGCTCTGATTCTCCAGATGCCTGCACGAAATTCCCGAATCAATATAGCTATACCGATAAATAGCCTAAAAACTGAATTGCATAACGGAAGAATTGCCAAGAACAGAGCTTGTCCACCGCCATGGCAAAGAAGCCGACAAGACTAGGCAGCCAAATGAGCTAGCAGGATGAGCACGATATTGCCCGAAACAAGAACAAAGGAAATCATCACGCTGGAATTCACGAAATTCAAGAATTGAGGATGAAAATTCGGTGTAATTGATCAACAGCGACGAGAATAGTGGACGAATCTAATCGAGGAAAACTTACTTCAACACCTCTGCCGAGTACTTCGGATCCATGCCCTAATCGCAGCCCGCCTACGCACAATCGTtgtctcttctttcttcttttcctgcTTTTCGATCTCCTTCGctctcttccttctctctctctctctctctctttctctctcagcAGTCGGAGGTTGAGCTCAGGCACAGAGTGGGGAGAGGAACGCGTCGGCCTGCCCGAGGCGATGAGCAGACAGGGAGGGAGGGAAGGTCGGTGCTCCGTCGCGCAATCACAGGTTGAGCTGATGCCCTCCGGCCGCCGGGCGGGAACTGAGGAAGTGGAGGCTGTGGGCTACTGGGCTTGTTAGATGGGCCTCAAGAGTTGGGCTTAAGGTTTTTTTTAATCCggattttggatcggttcgGTTCAGTTTCAGAAAATAGGAAGTCCAAACCGAACCCAACCAAATCTTCAAAAAAACCAAGCCAGAATTTTGTATGAGGTTTGATTTTTCGGGTTAAATCGAATAATGGACAGCCCTGTGGGAACGATCCGCTGGTGCGAGGCAGGGTGTGGCTTGGCAGTTGGCCCAGCATACTACCAGCTATTCATGTTACGGGACATAATTTATCCATGTACGACCCGCGGAGGACCTTGAGTAATAATAATGGTTGCTGTGATCGATAGATCAAACAATACTGGTTGCAGATACTGGAAAACTATCTCTACGTAAAATCTCGTCCAACTTTGCGTGCTTTTTGGGGCTTGTGATCGAGTGAGGCGTCTTTGTTAACAAAATTCAATCGCACCGGTATATGATCTTCTGATCGAACTGAGGAATATTTATGTGTATGGATCTGACGCGGAAGATAGATCCGATGTGAAAGTGCAGATGATCATGTCAagctatatataattcattccTCTTTTCGGCCCCGACCCCGCCCTCCCTAGTCCAACTGTTTCGTATGCGTAGATGGATTTTGTATATCCATATATCTGTCAAAGATAACCCCTTCAACCGGtttggaggaggaggagcaacCTAAGTAGACACAACATACAGTTGTTCGGATCCCAGAGTTGTAATATACACATCGCTGACTAAGACCGAGACGAGCTCGAGACACATAACTCGTGCATGTTCGAGACGAACATGAAACTCTTCCCGGAAACAGTATAACTTACATGCGAGTACGACGTGTTAAGCTTGGCAGTCTACGGCGACATGAATACGAGACGGCGAAGGGAATAATGGAAACGCAGACATGTTAGATCACGTTGCTGAGATGATTTCGTAACACAACGGCACAGGCAATAAAGGCCCCTGGGGCTGGGGGAGGGAGGCTACTGATCGAAGCCACCTAACTTCCATCTTTCCAATTGAATGTGGAGAGGGGTAAAAGCCATAATAATGAGGGAGtggagaggggggggggggggacctGTCCTGTCCTGTGTCTAGGTCTACTCTATTAGCACACAGCACTTAGCAGCCCCAATTGCCCCAGACACCCCTCAGGATGCATCATTCCCCTACCACACTTTGCCCAAAAGCCtttaaacgaaaaaaaaaaaaaaaaaaacataactTCATCAGAGGAAAAggttttccttaattttttacataatatttaagataataacaatttttttcgatgtgtattataatatttgaaaaccCAATGAATCTCTACTAAATCTAGTTTCGAACAGggttttctccattcacaattCTCGAACTCAAGGCCTTATTTGGAAATAAGCGTTGAATCATTTGAACTAATATGTATAGTGATAACAATAATTACTCTCGCAGGTCAGTTTTATATGCTATTAATATTGCAAAGTACTTCTCCCTTTTTTCATGTCCAAATGCAAAGGATTGGGATTTGCTTTAAGGCTAGAGAGATGGTTAGAATTGGGGGAGTTGGTCCCTAACTTTAtcggatttgaaaattaaggTTTGTCTCGAGATGGGCTGCATCATTTCAGATTAGATTATGATATGATACTCTGTTGTGTTACAAATATGAACAAATAaaggaaattttaattttaatatacttATCGTACGAGATAAGATAATTGAAATCCAACATCTggacattaaaaaaaattgaattttatgatttctttGAATGTGGAAATTATAAGCATTTCTTTCTTGCTAAAAagattatgaaaaatttataaaaggtGCCCTGAGAATACGAGATTATGTCCATTTTACtttcatttatattatatgtatatacgaTATAAAAAATGAATCGAGGTGCTATATATCTTGGACCGCTGTAAAGAATGTTAATCAGTCGGTCTAGTCCCattatgttgttttttttttttatggtaaaTCTACCCAGCATTTGATAAGGTTAAAACTTAAAAGGCAAAAGGTAGTTGTTATAAACGAATAATTAATatggttaaaaataaaactctcacTATTGAGGAATAGAATAGTACCTTACAATTAGATTGGTCCAACGGCTAAaggagtatatatataatgaaagaaagtgactaatttcaaatatttaactCGTCCGAGATCGATGTAGATTGCCGACTCATATGGGCCGGTTTGGACCCATTGGCATTCATAGGTTCGAGATTAAGTTCGTGACTCGTCGCTCATgtaaaataagataaatataGGAAATATTTGGAATATcgttttttttaagaaaacatAATACAATTGTTGAGGTATTTGTATTACTAGTGTAATACTACATGCGTTGGACGTACCAGCATCGATTCAATATattctttatatttattttcagcataATATGATATAAGTAGCGTACTTTATATGTCATAATATGGATCGGTGATTTAGAAGTTACATTTCTCACAAATatttgtttaattattttattaaatttgataTGGATAACTGCTAAAATGATGAATCTTGTTTACGTATTAATTATACAACATAATTATGAACAACAAAATgatgtattaaaaaatttaactaaagagatatttaattataaacaaaaaatgTGCTGGCAGAATTAAGAAATTCATAGCTATACCGAACTATATAGCTTTAGTTAGAGACGTAATTAAGACACGTGGAGTTATGGCTCTCGTatcgaattttgaaaacataGTATTATCATTTTTGAATGTCTAATCTTGTCGGcttaaaaaaaacacaattaCATCCCTGCTAGTCTACATGCTCCAATTGCTAGTAAaacatcctttttttttttggccaactTTTCTGATGTGATATTCTAAATAAGTAACTATAAAATCACACATCAAACGCATGATTATTTAGAGGGCACATCAAcctatcaaaagaaaatttagagTGCGCATCACAGATActgatatatatgatatacatataaagaTAAAGAAGCAATTTACTGTAAGCCTTTATTCTTGTACATTTGCATCATAAGCCaaattataagaataaaaaaaaaatgtccaacACCGTCCACCGGAAAAGGGGGGGGAAAAAGCGAAAATAAAATACAGTTTTAATTGAATGAAACTAATCATCCATGGTGTGATCATGTCTTCAATAAGTTAGTCTCATGATATTCAGCCAACAAAAGGGTAGTCTCATGATCTAATATCAGCTTCATAGTACCTAGATTGCGATGGGCACaaagatgaaaaatataaatgtgaaAGACACCGAacgaataataataatagatcGAAAAATATAGGAATGAGGTAGAATTCAGCGACGATACGATCACTTCATTCACGAATATTTGGATTTGGCTTGATTCGCCTTTTTGGACTTCATGACTTGCCACGATCTTATCATTAGCCAAGATTTTCTGACAGGCGATGGCATAT from Punica granatum isolate Tunisia-2019 chromosome 3, ASM765513v2, whole genome shotgun sequence includes:
- the LOC116201375 gene encoding uncharacterized protein LOC116201375 — its product is MDPKYSAEVLKHLENQSEMLTQVQRSMSHELHKLQVEEEMLMRKLYEIMTVHGYAKKSQNKKDESNDGKVDQ